From the Sphingobacteruim zhuxiongii genome, the window GAGATGTAAAGGTACCGAAAGATTACTCGTCTGCCTAACGATTGCTTGCGCCTTATTAATCGCTTCATAAGCTGCGTTACTCTTCACTGAACTCGCCAGATAAGTTACCGTTTGAGAAAGAATTATCCTTGATTCGGGCCAACCTATCACGTTTACCGCTTGAAAACAGTTGTTCGCAAGTAATAGCGCATTGGGGTTTGCATTCCCTATGTCTTCGGATGCTAGAATTAATAAACGCCTAGCAATGAATTTGGGATCCTCGCCTCCTTCGATCATCCTTGCAAGCCAATACACTGCAGCATTTGGGTCAGAACCTCGAATCGATTTAATAAAAGCAGAAATGACATCATAATGCTGTTCACCGGATTTATCGTATCGAATTCTATTCTGCTGAACATGTTTTGCAACAAAATCGTTTGCAATTGGAAGCTTTTGATGCACCGCAGCTTGACTTACCAATTCCAATATATTTAATAATTTACGGGCGTCTCCCCCGGACAACTGTAATAGTGCATCGTACTCCTTAACCTCAATTTTCTCTTGGTTTAAGTATTCATCTTCGCTTAATGCTTTATCCACAATATGGATTAAGTCTTCTTTCGCTAACTCCTCCAAGACGTAAACTTGACATCTAGAAAGCAATGCCGATATCACTTCAAAAGATGGATTTTCAGTCGTTGCACCAATTAGGGTTACTGTACCGCGTTCCACTGCTCCAAGCAGAGAATCCTGTTGTGATTTGGAAAACCTATGGATCTCATCAATGAAAAGAATTGGTTGTTCCTGATTGAATTGCCTAAGTTGCTCTGCTTTTTCGATGACTTCGCGAACCTCTTTCACACCCGACTGAATGGCACTTAAGCTGTAAAAAGGCCTTTCTAGCGCCTTCGCAATAAGCAATGCGAGGGTTGTTTTGCCAACGCCTGGTGGGCCCCAAAGAATAATAGAAGGAATACCTTTTTGATCTATTGCATTTTTAAGGACGGCACCATCCCCGACGATATGTTTTTGCCCCACATAATCTTCTAGCGATTTAGGGCGCATTCGTTCAGCTAAAGGAATCCTCGTTGTCATAATTAACAAAACTATTGATTTTTGCTCGTAACGGCAATGCTTCGCTTCATGTATAACATATATAGATCAAAATGTGGCGAATGTTTTACCTTATCCTAAATTGTCGTTCGTTACTGTTGCTTTATAACATTAATTAACAGTTCAAATTATGAAATCTCAATAGAATTGATAATTTTGGAAAAAGCAATTTCGAGGATGTTCAACAAAGTGCGTGTGTTATTGGCCATAGTGCTGATTATTTCGTTAAAGGGAGTAAAAGCCCAGAGTGGCAGTGAAGTATTGGACCCTGCGGGTTTTGTTACAAAATACAATCCAAACTTCAAAGGCATTGGGCCCGAAGTCTATAACTTACCGGCTCCGAGAACTAAAGAAGAAGTTCTTGTCGACTCTTATAAGGAGAAAAACAGCTTTTATGATTCAATTGCTCGACAATTAGATTACCAAAACCTAATCGAAGAATTTCAACAGACCTCGAATTCGAGTTATTTAATTCAACAATTTCAACCATTTCCCAATAGTGCTGAAAAATGGATGGATCTGATCAATTCTTTAAAGAGAAATAATAATACGCGTTTAGCAGCAGGTTTACTTAATGTATACGCGCTGGAGGCTACGAAACAAAACGATATTAAAAAGTCAATTGCTTTACTAGCTGAAGCGCTAGGACTTATTCAAAACACTGAATTTAAAGCGGATGCTAGTATTGTGCAATTTAACCTAGCCAATGCTCACCTCTATCAACGAAGTTTTTCCGACGCTGACGCTTTACAAGAACAATATCTACAAAAGGCTATCGACAGCAAGCGTATTACCGATCAGGCTAATTCACTCGTTCAAGCTGGATTAATTCGTGCTCATCAAAAAGAATACAAAGCAGCAGAAAACAGTATTATACGTCGCGCCATTCCGATTTACAACAAGACCAAGGATTTTAGCGGAAAAACCAAAGCTTGGATTCAGCTAGCAAAGATTTATCAACTTCAAAATAAGCACACCGAAGCACAATGGTTCTTAATTCAAGCAAGAGATCTGGCGAATTCAAAGAACTTCAAAATGGATTTACCAGAAATTGAATATATGTTAGGCTATTCCAAATTCATGCAGCAAAATTATCGTGTTGCAAAATTAGAATTGGAAAAAGCTAAAACATTGGCTGATGGAGAGAACAATAAGGCCCTACAATTAGCTATCCATGATAAGCTTGGGGAAATCGATATGATTATGGGGAATTACGAGTCTGCAGAAGCACACCTATCGGAATATTGGAAATTGAGAAAAGAGCTATTCTAATATCAGTTTAAAACACTTTTCTGTCATCAAAATCAACTCATTATCTTAAAAAGTGTTAAGATCACTCATTATGGGTCAATATTTGATTATTGAAATGATAATTTTACGTTGATGCCTCCTACATTGATTTAAATTTTAACTAAATTTAGCGGCTACAATCGTCGATAAAACGATTCGAGCAACGTGTTAAACGAGGTGTCTCTAATTAAAAAAATGAACAGTATTAAGAAAACCATCTATATGTTAAGAAATCTAATCCTAGGTCTTTCCCTAATTTCGATTGTTGCATGTGGTGCAAAACCGCGTGTTGATCTTGAACAGGAAGGCTTACAATTAAAACCAACAACTCAGCACGGGGTAATCGTGAAGGAAGTTGCAAACTTGTTGGAAAACTTCAGCTATAAGCGTGTTCCAATGAACGATTCAATTTCCAATATTATATTTAATAATCTAGTAGAAGGACTTGATCAAGGACGCAACTATTTATTACAGTCTGATATCGATGATTTTCAACAGTTCAAAAATAATTTTGGAGCAGACTTTAAGGAAGGCGATTTATCAAGCGCTTTCTATATGTTTAACAAATACTCAGATCGTTATTTACAATGTTTGAATTACGCTTTAGATCAAATCGATTCAAACCATGATTTCACTAAGGATGAAACCTACAATAGCTTTCGCGAGAAATTACCGTGGTTCAAGTCCGATGCTGAGCTAAAAGACCAATGGAGAAAACGTGTAAAATATGATCTATTAAATCTTAAATTGACTGCAAGTGACTCGGCGAAATTTGATTTAGCGAAAAACAAAGAGACATTAAAAAGCCGCTACAAAAATTTAATCTCTCAGGCATCCAAAGCGAATGCGAATGATGCTTTTCAGCTTATAATGACTTCCTTTACGGCCGCAGTAGATCCACATACGAATTACTATAATCCATCGTTTGCACAAGCTTTCAATGAAAGTATGTCGAACACTTTGGAAGGTATCGGCGCGCAGCTACAGATGGAGAACGAAATGGTCACCATCAAAATGATTATTGCTGGAGGACCTGCATTTAAAGATAAGACCTTGCAAATTAACGATCGCATTGTGGGTGTTGCACAAGGAGACGCTGAGTTTGAAGATATTATTGGATGGCGCTTAGATGCTGCAGTCGCCAAAATCAAAGGGAAGAAAGGAACCGTTGTCCGCTTAAAGGTGCTACCTGCTGGAGCAGACATGTCTACAACACCTAAAATTGTAAAGTTGACTCGCGAAAAAATTGTCTTGGAAGAAGAGTCGGCGAAACGTGAAATCAAAACAATCAAAGGTGAGGATGGCAAAAATTACCGCGTAGGTATTATCAACCTTCCTAAGTTCTATATCGACTTCGACGCTGTTCGTCGTGGCGATCAAAATTATAAGAGCACGACACGTGACGTTCGATTACTATTAGACAGCTTGAAAAAAGATGGCGTGGATGCTGTATTAATGGATTTACGCAATAATGGTGGTGGTTCTTTACAAGAAGCAATTGAATTAACTGGATTGTTCATTGATAAAGGTCCTGTCGTGCAAGTTCGCGACACTCGAAATCGTGTGCAAGTGGACAGCGACCAAGAATCCGGAGTTTCCTGGGATGGTCCATTCGGGGTAATTGTCAACCGCTTCTCTGCATCAGCATCTGAAATTTTTGCAGGCGCTATTCAAGATTATGGTCGCGGAATTATCTTAGGCTCGACTTCCTATGGAAAAGGTACTGTTCAAAACGCAGTAGATATGTCTAGATTTATCAGTGCAACAAACAAACTATTAATTAAAGCTTCGGGCGAAAAAGACGCTGACACACCTAATGGTGCTCCAGAATTCGGACAGATCAATATCACGATGGGTAAGTTCTACCGAGTGACGGGTAGTAGTACGCAACATAAAGGTGTTGCTCCAGATGTAACGTTCCCTACACAATATTCTGCAGAGAAATTCGGAGAAAGCTCCGAACCTTCGGCACTACCATGGGATCAAATTAAACCATCTACATTTGCGAAAATTACAGATCTTGCGTCTATCAATTCAAAATTGAATGATATTCACAAGAAACGTATGGAAAAATCGCCTGCTTATACGTTCTTGTTGGAAGATATCGAAGAATTCAACAAAGTAGATTCTATTCCTTCCGTAAGCTTAAACGAGGCAAAGTTGAAATCAGAACGTGAGAAGAACCGTCTTAAGAACCGTGATAGAATTAACAAACAATTGGGGTTCTTGAAGCTTCCATTATGGAAAGAAGGTCAACCTCAACCGAAATTCGATTATGACTTTGTTCTAGAAGAGAGTGCAAATGTTTTAACGGATTATATTCGATTAAAAACGAAGTAAGAGATACTTAAAACAAGAAAGGCGAGCTAATAAGCTCGCTTTTCTTGTTTTGAATGAAAGAGTTTTTTTGATTTAGGAGCTGCTATTTCAGAATCCATATCAACTGATTTATTTCATCAACACCATTGAATTGTCTATCAAGAGCCTCTTGAAGATTCTTGCTGTTAAAACTATATTCTGAATCGGGATATTTCCATCGAACAGGAATTTTATTTGGGGCTTCAGAATTTAAACTACTTGCTGGATTAATTTTCCATTTTGGATATCCTGTACGACGATAGTCGTAGTAAGTTGCATATTCAGATTGTAAATAACTCGCTAAATATTTCTGAGTAATTATTGCTTCAACTCTAGCTTCCAAGTTCGTTGGAAAATTAGCTGCCAAGTCTGTAACAAATGTCGATATGTAACTATCGTCTAAAGGCATTCCATGGTGATACTGTACAGTATTTGGCGTGTTGCTATAAATAAATTTCATAGATGACTCAATGCCCTTTTTGTACCACTCTTTAGCTTCCGTACTAACCCATCCCCGACTTGCGGCTTCCGAGATTATAAAACATAGTTGAGCATACGATAACTGTTGAGTAGGTTCACCTTCCGGAATTTCTAAATATCGGTCGTTTAGTTTCGAATAGTCAGTGCTGTTTTTTATCGCTAAAACATTGTCATACGGCAATGAAGGATCAATTCCAACATAAGCATCGAAATCAGAAACTTGTTTTCCATCTTTCAATCGTTTTGCTGACGGGTTTGCGTAATAAAATAGACGTCTATCTTTTAAAGATTTAAGTCTTTCAATAATCTCGCTTGAAACAATTGGATAAATAGTGAAATTGTTTCCGACCTTATAAAATGGATATGTTTGGCCACTTTTATCTGAGCGAATAAGTTGAAAATTGTCGGCATTCGAAGTGAATATTGGTCTATTATTTAGAATCTGAGCGAAGCGATTTTTAATATCCAATTCATTAACGGATTCCTTCTTGCTCAACTGGATAAGAACATTTAAAGCATAGCTATTAACCAACTTTCTCCATTTCTCGGTATTTCCAGCATACAAAGGATCCCCGGTAAACTTCTCTCCTTCAGAAAAAGCTTTATCTGCTTTATCCAATTCATTCAAAATACCGATAAAAACATCCTTCTGCTCATCAAATTTCGGAAAATAAACTTTATCAGATTCCCCTTTTAACGCCTCTTGATATGGAATATCGCCCAAATCCATTGTCGCTTCAAAAAACTTGACGGCTCGAGCGAAATACATTAATCCTTCGTACGAACGCGCCAATTTCTCGGAACTGGCAAAATCAACCATAAAGTGCGCATCGTTCAGGGATGTAAAACCGAGAGAACCGGCTCCAAATCCATTATATTGATAGCTCTCAACAAACTCCGTCCAAACAATATTCTTATTTAACAAATAAGGATGCATGAAGGACTTTTGAGAAGGTTGATTTGCCAAGTTGATTATGATTCTCGTCGCAAGCATTGCCGACGTCACTTTGTCGGTAGCCTCAGGATTACTATTAATTTCCTCAAACTTCGAACAAGATGAACAAATTCCAATCAATCCTATAAATATGTATTTAAATAGCTTTTTCATTTTGCATGTAAAAATTAACACTTAAAAACTTAGGTTTAAATTGAACCCTAGATAACGTACTGATGGTGAGTTCAGGTCTTCAGAACCGGCATCTGGATCTGAAAAACGATATTTCTTTGTCCATAGGAACAAGTTCTGCCCAGTAATTCCAACACTTGCCTTCTTGGCGCTCAATTTGGAAGCAATTTCAACTGGCACGGAATAATTTAACGAAACCTCCCTCAGCTTGATAAAAGTCTCATCCCAAATATTGCGTGTACCAGAATAGGCCCTTTTCCAGTAGTTTTCATAAGAAACAATTTGATCGTTCTTAGCAAAAACTCGATCATCATTTATTATCTGCCCATACTTATCGTAACTAACAGACCCTGAAACGATCTTTACGCCTTCTCCTATGAATATCTTATTCCCATTCACCACCTCTTCATAACGTGCTTCCGTATCTGAATCTGGATGAGCACCCGTTTGCCATAATCTTACATTCATACTTGAATATGAAAGTCCACCAACTCGACCGTCTACACTGAAGGAAAATGCAAAATCTTTATATTGGAATTGATTCGTAATCCCCCAAATCCACTTTGGCGCTGAATAGCCAAATAATCTTGCTGCATGTACCGCACTTATTGGCATCCCCGAAGCATTGTGAACGACCTGACCGTCAGTGGCTCTTTCCCAGTCACGTGTAACGTAGTGATCAGTCCTTTCCCCTACTTTCACGTACAGTTCATCCGCCGAATAATCAGGATCTAGTTTATGGTAATATTTTAGATTCTGAGACAAATTTCCTGATACTTCCCATTGAAAATCTGAGTTCTTTATAGGAATACCACCCAAAGTGATTTCATGCCCTTTAGTCATATATTCCTCTCCAATATTGATTAGTCGAGAATTAAAGCCTGTAGTTCCAGAAATCGTTGCATTCACGCTTCTGTTATGTTCCCAGCGCGAATAATAGGTATAGTTACCGGTAAGTCTATTATTCAGCAGTGACCACTCTAAACCAAGTTCTCTAAGATCTTCTTGTGAAGGTTTGATCGAATAATCTTTGATAGAATTCGGGTATGAACCCGTTGACAGCCCGTCCCATACATTATTCGTAACTGAAAACACTTGATTAACTTCATACGGATTAGGCGCAAACTTTGTAATTGCCCAAGAACCACGAACTTTCAGCAAATCCATCCAAGATGGTTTGTTTGAAAATAGTTCGGATACGAGTACACTTCCTGACACTGATGGATAAAAGAAAGAACGAGTTTCCGCTGGAAGAGTTGAAGTCCAGTCATTTCGCCCTGTCCCTTCTAAAAACACGATATTTCTCCAAGAAACTGACAATCGACCATAAAGTCCATTTCTCATTTCTTTCGTTTTTGACTCAGAAGTTGCAACCGGGCCAATTGAATTCTTTAATGAATAAAAACCTGGAATATAAATACCATTGACAGTCGAAGCAGTTATCCCATTATCTCTTCGATAAAATATAGATGCACCTGCAAGCCCATCAATCGTAAAATCGCCAAATGAACCATTCGCTGTAACTATTAAGTCATTCGTAGTTCCGAATCCGTCTTGCTTATTAGACCAATACTTTCCTTTATTATCATACCCAGCAAATCCCCCACGCGTTCCATAGATACCCATAGGATTTGTTTGCTGCCTAGTGTTTCCATAGTAGTCATACCCACTACGAAGCATTATCTTCGACCATCCAGTCATTTTATAATTCAAGGTAATCGCAGCATTTAATTTGTTAATTAATTCTGAACTAAGTTTCTCATGAGCAGACAAATAAGGGTTATCATACCAGGCCTTGTAATGCCAGTTTTGTTGCTGGTCTTTAGTAATCCAGTAATCTTTATACTGTGTCAAATCGTATTCCGGACCAGTCCATACCAAAATATTATAAATGTATCCCTGGTTGCCGTAACCAGCACCGAAATCGTTCGGAGCGAAGCGTCTATTATAGCCAAAGCGACTTTCTAAGCTAACTTTATCCGAAATTTTCGTTTCACCGGAAACCGATATATTCGTCATATTGAGCTTTGTATTTGGATACTGCCCTTTATTATAAATATGGTTAATAGATGTACGAATGCTACCGTTTTCACCTTGATTGGTGAAGCTGATGAAGTTATTTGAAATAACTCCATGTTCTAAGAAGTTCTCAAAATTATTCTTG encodes:
- a CDS encoding SusC/RagA family TonB-linked outer membrane protein, translating into MRKHALSLMLAIALCEIVPSSSSASTNVLKVNQNTDIVGLLVRIEKQFDVHFNYESALKLLKIKDGYSLKNLRKGDIESFVQEVTLQQIKVEKIGDDSYIIRRALSFVPPTKGVDRVEKAEFSKQQNLKGKVIDSSTKEPISGATVTIEASSVSTVTDESGFFEFENTSGTVLLKITSIGYKTLEVSAKNDQLISLTKVDTEIEEVVVTALGIKREKKALGYAVQDIKGDQLQKVKGVDLGTTLTGRISGLRVSNSTEFNATPTLSLRGKTPILVVDGVLYENMTLRDIPVDNIENVTVLKGSTAAALYGVEGANGTIMVTTKKGLQEKGVEINVNSNNMFFAGYLALPEVQSSYSAGYGGKYNTDDEVWGDKLDIGRVYPQWNPITKQMEDSELRSLGKNNFENFLEHGVISNNFISFTNQGENGSIRTSINHIYNKGQYPNTKLNMTNISVSGETKISDKVSLESRFGYNRRFAPNDFGAGYGNQGYIYNILVWTGPEYDLTQYKDYWITKDQQQNWHYKAWYDNPYLSAHEKLSSELINKLNAAITLNYKMTGWSKIMLRSGYDYYGNTRQQTNPMGIYGTRGGFAGYDNKGKYWSNKQDGFGTTNDLIVTANGSFGDFTIDGLAGASIFYRRDNGITASTVNGIYIPGFYSLKNSIGPVATSESKTKEMRNGLYGRLSVSWRNIVFLEGTGRNDWTSTLPAETRSFFYPSVSGSVLVSELFSNKPSWMDLLKVRGSWAITKFAPNPYEVNQVFSVTNNVWDGLSTGSYPNSIKDYSIKPSQEDLRELGLEWSLLNNRLTGNYTYYSRWEHNRSVNATISGTTGFNSRLINIGEEYMTKGHEITLGGIPIKNSDFQWEVSGNLSQNLKYYHKLDPDYSADELYVKVGERTDHYVTRDWERATDGQVVHNASGMPISAVHAARLFGYSAPKWIWGITNQFQYKDFAFSFSVDGRVGGLSYSSMNVRLWQTGAHPDSDTEARYEEVVNGNKIFIGEGVKIVSGSVSYDKYGQIINDDRVFAKNDQIVSYENYWKRAYSGTRNIWDETFIKLREVSLNYSVPVEIASKLSAKKASVGITGQNLFLWTKKYRFSDPDAGSEDLNSPSVRYLGFNLNLSF
- a CDS encoding tetratricopeptide repeat protein — translated: MFNKVRVLLAIVLIISLKGVKAQSGSEVLDPAGFVTKYNPNFKGIGPEVYNLPAPRTKEEVLVDSYKEKNSFYDSIARQLDYQNLIEEFQQTSNSSYLIQQFQPFPNSAEKWMDLINSLKRNNNTRLAAGLLNVYALEATKQNDIKKSIALLAEALGLIQNTEFKADASIVQFNLANAHLYQRSFSDADALQEQYLQKAIDSKRITDQANSLVQAGLIRAHQKEYKAAENSIIRRAIPIYNKTKDFSGKTKAWIQLAKIYQLQNKHTEAQWFLIQARDLANSKNFKMDLPEIEYMLGYSKFMQQNYRVAKLELEKAKTLADGENNKALQLAIHDKLGEIDMIMGNYESAEAHLSEYWKLRKELF
- a CDS encoding SusD/RagB family nutrient-binding outer membrane lipoprotein, which gives rise to MKKLFKYIFIGLIGICSSCSKFEEINSNPEATDKVTSAMLATRIIINLANQPSQKSFMHPYLLNKNIVWTEFVESYQYNGFGAGSLGFTSLNDAHFMVDFASSEKLARSYEGLMYFARAVKFFEATMDLGDIPYQEALKGESDKVYFPKFDEQKDVFIGILNELDKADKAFSEGEKFTGDPLYAGNTEKWRKLVNSYALNVLIQLSKKESVNELDIKNRFAQILNNRPIFTSNADNFQLIRSDKSGQTYPFYKVGNNFTIYPIVSSEIIERLKSLKDRRLFYYANPSAKRLKDGKQVSDFDAYVGIDPSLPYDNVLAIKNSTDYSKLNDRYLEIPEGEPTQQLSYAQLCFIISEAASRGWVSTEAKEWYKKGIESSMKFIYSNTPNTVQYHHGMPLDDSYISTFVTDLAANFPTNLEARVEAIITQKYLASYLQSEYATYYDYRRTGYPKWKINPASSLNSEAPNKIPVRWKYPDSEYSFNSKNLQEALDRQFNGVDEINQLIWILK
- a CDS encoding replication-associated recombination protein A; protein product: MTTRIPLAERMRPKSLEDYVGQKHIVGDGAVLKNAIDQKGIPSIILWGPPGVGKTTLALLIAKALERPFYSLSAIQSGVKEVREVIEKAEQLRQFNQEQPILFIDEIHRFSKSQQDSLLGAVERGTVTLIGATTENPSFEVISALLSRCQVYVLEELAKEDLIHIVDKALSEDEYLNQEKIEVKEYDALLQLSGGDARKLLNILELVSQAAVHQKLPIANDFVAKHVQQNRIRYDKSGEQHYDVISAFIKSIRGSDPNAAVYWLARMIEGGEDPKFIARRLLILASEDIGNANPNALLLANNCFQAVNVIGWPESRIILSQTVTYLASSVKSNAAYEAINKAQAIVRQTSNLSVPLHLRNAPTKLMKALDYGGDYKYSHAFPGNFVLQEYMPDQLKGLKLYEPGSNAAEDKLRASLKERWKDKYGY
- a CDS encoding carboxy terminal-processing peptidase, with protein sequence MNSIKKTIYMLRNLILGLSLISIVACGAKPRVDLEQEGLQLKPTTQHGVIVKEVANLLENFSYKRVPMNDSISNIIFNNLVEGLDQGRNYLLQSDIDDFQQFKNNFGADFKEGDLSSAFYMFNKYSDRYLQCLNYALDQIDSNHDFTKDETYNSFREKLPWFKSDAELKDQWRKRVKYDLLNLKLTASDSAKFDLAKNKETLKSRYKNLISQASKANANDAFQLIMTSFTAAVDPHTNYYNPSFAQAFNESMSNTLEGIGAQLQMENEMVTIKMIIAGGPAFKDKTLQINDRIVGVAQGDAEFEDIIGWRLDAAVAKIKGKKGTVVRLKVLPAGADMSTTPKIVKLTREKIVLEEESAKREIKTIKGEDGKNYRVGIINLPKFYIDFDAVRRGDQNYKSTTRDVRLLLDSLKKDGVDAVLMDLRNNGGGSLQEAIELTGLFIDKGPVVQVRDTRNRVQVDSDQESGVSWDGPFGVIVNRFSASASEIFAGAIQDYGRGIILGSTSYGKGTVQNAVDMSRFISATNKLLIKASGEKDADTPNGAPEFGQINITMGKFYRVTGSSTQHKGVAPDVTFPTQYSAEKFGESSEPSALPWDQIKPSTFAKITDLASINSKLNDIHKKRMEKSPAYTFLLEDIEEFNKVDSIPSVSLNEAKLKSEREKNRLKNRDRINKQLGFLKLPLWKEGQPQPKFDYDFVLEESANVLTDYIRLKTK